A window of the Plasmodium vinckei vinckei genome assembly, chromosome: PVVCY_08 genome harbors these coding sequences:
- a CDS encoding telomeric repeat binding factor 1, putative, producing MGEISQSMLVEKKETKKGTCIKKGKKEKIYRSYVRWEKREVELLVNGIKKYGLSNWTTILQSYDFPQYRTSTSLKDKYRNFKKVFFI from the exons ATGG GCGAAATTTCCCAGTCTATGTTAGTTGAGAAAAAGGAAACCAAAAAAGGGACATGTATTAAGaaaggaaaaaaagaa AAAATATACAGGAGTTATGTTAGGTGGGAAAAAAGAGAAGTTGAACTTCTTGTTAATGGAATAAAG AAATATGGATTATCAAACTGGACTACAATTTTACAATCTTATGACTTTCCCCAATACAG GACTAGTACAAGTTTGAAAGATAAGTATCGAaactttaaaaaagttttttttatataa
- a CDS encoding splicing factor 3A subunit 3, putative produces MSQFLIEQVRYMHEEIELIEKAIAELIEDKVKNNKKHIFYDYCINYLVEKIQNKSKQLVEIYNDDDNLKKEEMQFISGKTNEENNDVWKNYYEKIKYIKDYHKKTNIKKTEIRSYKSYKNEALKNNKLKSSFSPLEKKGKYVDMGKHYDEFINIKKIKEFRINMFKKKNNLNNSGSGKNTLSMDNFKEMDLITYLNNFTRFYYIPRYCKYKNDEYKKYLENLLNYLTSFFSKINILGNWEKTYEQYENKFKELFQNKEIKHWECFTYDLNSYCKINDKLYASEGTYQGYLKSKKYDEEFKKYMKKKYSVEELQQIKDEIEKEDELIAKHEYLIENYKILLNKIFQKTIQNIQRKQAFTIEEIEKRQKNEKKIKINDHLLSISDDVINNNNIINNIENILNPNSIISSSDYDTSDLGSEIDENGEQNNDEDEEDENKTIYNPLNLPLGHDNKPIPYWLYKLHGLSKEYKCEICGNYSYFGRAAFEKHFYEWRHSFGMKCLNIPNTLHFKEITKIEDALNLYEKLKKETQTIQFKPDHEVECEDSKGNVMSIKAYDDLKRQGLL; encoded by the coding sequence ATGTCACAATTTTTGATAGAGCAAGTTCGATATATGCATGAAGAGATCGAACTTATAGAAAAAGCTATTGCAGAATTAATTGAAgataaagtaaaaaataataaaaaacatattttttatgattattgtataaattatttagtaGAAAAGATTCAAAACAAATCGAAACAACTTGTAGAAATTTATAATGATGAcgataatttaaaaaaagaggaGATGCAATTTATTTCTggaaaaacaaatgaagaaaataatgatgtatggaaaaattattatgaaaaaattaaatatattaaagattatcataaaaaaacaaatataaaaaagacaGAAATTCGAAGTTATAAatcttataaaaatgaagctttaaaaaataataaattaaagtcttctttttctcccttagaaaaaaaaggaaaatatgtAGACATGGGTAAACATTATGatgaatttattaatattaaaaagatTAAAGAATTTcgtataaatatgtttaaaaaaaagaacaatttaaataattctgGGTCAGGAAAAAATACACTTTCTATGGACAATTTTAAAGAGATGGATCTAATTACATACCTTAACAATTTTACAcgattttattatattcctagatattgtaaatataaaaatgatgagtataaaaaatatttagagAATCTACTAAACTATTtaacatcatttttttcaaaaataaatatattgggGAATTGGGAAAAAACATATGAGCAATatgaaaacaaatttaaagaactatttcaaaataaagaaataaaacattGGGAATGTTTTACCTATGATCTAAATAGTTATTGCAAAATTAATGATAAGTTATATGCCTCTGAAGGTACATATCAAGggtatttaaaaagtaaaaaatatgatgaagagtttaaaaaatatatgaaaaaaaaatattctgtTGAAGAGTTACAACAAATTAAAGACGAAATCGAAAAAGAAGATGAACTAATTGCAAAACATGAATATCtaattgaaaattataaaatacttttaaataaaatttttcaaaaaacaatacaaaatattcaaaGAAAACAAGCATTTACAATTgaagaaatagaaaaaagacaaaaaaatgaaaaaaaaataaaaattaatgatcATTTATTAAGTATATCAGATgatgtaataaataataacaacataattaataatattgaaaatattctaAATCCAAATTCTATTATTTCATCGTCAGATTATGATACATCAGATTTAGGATCAGAAATCGATGAGAATGgagaacaaaataatgatgaagatgaagaagatgaaaataaaacaatttataaTCCTTTAAATTTACCATTAGGACATGATAATAAACCTATACCTTATTGGCTATATAAATTACATGGATTAtctaaagaatataaatgtgAAATATGTGGTaattattcttattttGGTCGAGCTGCTTTtgaaaaacatttttatgaatgGCGACATTCATTTGGAATGAAATGTTTAAATATTCCAAATACATTACattttaaagaaattacaaaaatcgAAGATGCTTTAAATCTTTATgaaaaacttaaaaaagaaactcAAACTATTCAATTTAAGCCAGATCATGAGGTAGAATGTGAAGACTCAAAGGGAAATGTTATGAGCATAAAGGCTTATGATGATTTAAAAAGGCAAGGATTGCtatag
- a CDS encoding thiamine pyrophosphokinase, putative: protein MKKKYLNCLKYAFAKDRGNYAGVGNKHNLTLNEKFYMTHRRFSNEKGRKDEHFIHDFDFMEYFLSNYEDQSSPISKREHTYNENTNDNGKFITIVLNNILCKNSSKIINKSDILICADGGANRLYNLYKDIDRLEKTNNINNDQNEIEDKLSNLFNKTIKRDQEFKNEISQVEKKNNFKYYPKILPDLICGDFDSININAYNFYKKNNVLFEKCADQNNTDLDKCIDKIKNHVKKNDKIFILGATGNRFDQTCANISSLYKNPLKNNLYLIGENNFLFLLKEGKHIINVNPNVFEKTCALLPIGNKCKIKTEGLKYNLNYEYLSFDKLISSSNEITQTSIEISTDFPVLYNCYLKDL from the coding sequence atgaaaaaaaaatatttaaattgctTAAAATACGCTTTTGCTAAAGATAGGGGAAATTATGCTGGGGTTGGGAATAAGCATAACTTAactttaaatgaaaaattttatatgacACACCGTCGTTTTAGTAATGAGAAAGGAAGAAAAGATGAACATTTTATTCACGATTTTGATTTTatggaatattttttatcaaattatGAAGATCAATCAAGCCCAATATCCAAAAGGgaacatacatataatgaaaataccAATGATAATGGTAAATTTATAActattgttttaaataatattttatgtaaaaattcctctaaaattattaacaagtcagatatattaatatgcgCTGATGGAGGTGCTAACagattatataatttatacaaaGATATAGACAGActtgaaaaaacaaataatataaataacgatcaaaatgaaatagaagacaaattatcaaatttgtttaataaaacaattaaaaGAGATCAAGAAttcaaaaatgaaatatctcaagtcgaaaaaaaaaataattttaaatattatccTAAAATATTACCAGATTTAATTTGTGGTGATTTTGATAGTATAAACATAAATGcctataatttttataaaaagaataatgttttatttgaaaagtGTGCTgatcaaaataatacagATTTGGATAAATGtattgataaaataaaaaatcatgttaaaaaaaatgataaaatatttatattaggAGCTACAGGAAATCGGTTTGATCAAACATGTGCTAATATTTCctctttatataaaaatccgttaaaaaataatttatatttaataggtgaaaataattttttgtttttattaaaagaaggtaaacatataataaatgttaATCCAAATgtttttgaaaaaacatGTGCATTATTACCTATTggaaataaatgtaaaattaaaacagaAGGATTGAAATATAACTTgaattatgaatatttaagttttgataaattaattagCTCATCAAATGAAATCACACAAACTAGTATAGAAATTTCCACAGACTTTCCTGTcttatataattgttatTTAAAGGACTTATGA